A single genomic interval of Gossypium raimondii isolate GPD5lz chromosome 11, ASM2569854v1, whole genome shotgun sequence harbors:
- the LOC105803210 gene encoding U-box domain-containing protein 3: MLQGLIFDFFFSGLCHYSNVHQDPCFLRFTSLNPLQETGQMETTSVRYLINSICRFIHLTSCQKIKVVPMEKNYRNMVVVLKILKPLLDDIVDCKIPSDETLYKECEELDLLVNEAREFVEKWCYNMSKIHRVLQSESFLIKMQSSSLQICQVLHRSLQSSLSTSSITTVQHCMREIKHLQQERPLENVGEALRSLRDDAIPCTDHLIKVFKSLNLSSTQELFKKTVAVEKERMNVQVNSAKGKLDQINQIVDLISCIRDYMLKTQHFVPTCGILIPPRFLCPLSLELMMDPVIVASGQTYDRTSIQKWLDSGLSICPKTHQTLTHTKLIPNDIVKAMVASWCEENNLQLSSNSGRAKLVSISPSNHLSSQDLTHTDSTCFANGSCSTSRSSPEGGNGLEKQKIDTSSKYNQVCYGYQSRDIDKYDQQSSNQSFFHSRTESASSEVSSIDCASSSSKKHERNDLAEISSEGLGTSSLTKESGLSSWITGKQLQASGAKIEKSVNGNHNYNSPYFIESGSGCDDLTTSSHVKTLVDNLKSLSNEVQTAAAAELRFLAKHNMENRIIIGQCGAIAPLLSLLYSKVKLTQEHAVTALLNLSINEDNKARIAKSGAIEPLIHVLKSGNAGAKENSAAALFSLSVLEEYKARIGRSGAVKALVNLLGSGTLRGRKDAATALFNLSIFHENKARIVQAGTVKYLVKFLDPDSGMVDKAVALLSNLSTIAEGRLAIVQEGGIPVLMEVVESGSPRGKENAASALLQLCLNSSKFCTLVLQEGAIPSLVALSQSGTPRAKEKAQQLLSHFRNQREGATGKGRM, from the exons ATGCTTCAGggtttaatatttgatttttttttttcaggttTATGTCATTACTCAAATGTACATCAAGATCCTTGCTTTCTTCGTTTCACCAGCTTAAACCCACTTCAAGAAACag GTCAGATGGAAACAACCTCTGTGAGATATCTCATCAACAGCATCTGTCGATTTATTCATCTCACATCATGCcagaaaataaaagttgttcCCATGGAAAAGAATTACAGAAATATGGTTGttgtgttaaaaattttaaaaccactGCTTGATGATATTGTTGATTGCAAGATACCTTCAGATGAAACTCTATATAAAGAGTGCGAAGAGCTAGATTTGCTTGTGAATGAGGCTCGAGAATTCGTGGAGAAGTGGTGTTATAATATGAGCAAAATCCACAGG GTTCTTCAGAGTGAGTCTTTTCTGATAAAAATGCAAAGCTCTTCGCTTCAGATATGTCAAGTATTACATAGATCATTGCAATCATCACTATCCACTTCAAGTATAACCACTGTTCAG CACTGTATGCGGGAAATTAAACATCTACAGCAGGAGAGACCATTGGAAAATGTAGGAGAGGCTTTGAGAAGTCTAAGAGATGATGCTATTCCTTGCACTGATCATTTGataaaagttttcaaatcaCTGAACTTGTCGTCAACCCAGGAGTTGTTCAAAAAAACTGTGGCTGtggaaaaagagagaatgaatGTGCAAGTCAACAGTGCAAAAGGGAAATTAGATCAAATCAACCAGATTGTGGATCTCATCTCTTGTATACGTGATTATATGCTTAAAACACAGCACTTTGTACCCACATGTGGTATTTTGATACCTCCACGCTTCCTTTGCCCCTTGTCGTTGGAACTTATGATGGATCCTGTTATTGTCGCTTCTGGGCAAACTTATGACCGCACTTCCATCCAAAAGTGGCTTGATAGTGGACTGTCCATTTGCCCAAAGACACATCAAACACTTACACATACAAAGCTCATTCCAAATGACATAGTCAAAGCTATGGTAGCAAGTTGGTGTGAGGAAAACAACTTACAACTTTCTAGTAACAGCGGCCGTGCAAAACTTGTCTCAATTTCTCCTTCAAATCATTTATCATCTCAAGATTTAACTCACACTGATAGTACTTGCTTTGCAAACGGTAGTTGCTCCACATCAAGATCATCTCCtgaaggtggaaatggtttagaGAAGCAGAAGATTGACACCTCTTCAAAATATAACCAAGTATGCTATGGATACCAAAGCAGGGACATTGACAAGTATGATCAGCAATCCTCCAATCAGTCATTTTTTCACAGCAGGACTGAATCAGCCTCAAGTGAAGTTTCTAGCATTGATTGTGCCTCTAGTAGTTCAAAGAAACATGAAAGGAATGACTTAGCTGAAATTTCATCTGAGGGCCTTGGTACTTCCTCATTAACAAAAGAATCTGGACTTTCTTCCTGGATAACAGGAAAGCAGTTGCAGGCCTCTGGAGCAAAAATAGAAAAGTCAGTCAACGGAAACCATAATTATAACAGCCCTTATTTCATTGAATCTGGGTCAGGATGTGATGATTTGACCACGAGTTCCCATGTGAAGACGTTAGTGGACAACCTTAAAAGCCTATCCAATGAAGTCCAAACAGCAGCTGCTGCAGAATTGCGCTTTCTTGCAAAGCACAACATGGAAAATCGAATAATTATAGGTCAATGTGGTGCTATTGCGCCATTACTTTCTCTATTATACTCAAAAGTAAAGCTAACGCAAGAGCATGCTGTTACAGCCCTTCTAAACCTCTCAATTAATGAAGATAACAAGGCTAGAATTGCAAAATCGGGAGCAATAGAGCCACtaattcatgttttaaagtCTGGAAATGCTGGAGCCAAAGAAAACTCTGCGGCAGCTTTGTTCAGTCTTTCTGTCTTGGAAGAGTACAAGGCAAGGATCGGCCGCTCGGGTGCTGTAAAAGCCTTGGTAAATCTTCTAGGCTCAGGAACATTGAGAGGAAGAAAAGATGCTGCTACTGCTTTGTTTAACTTGTCAATCTTTCATGAAAATAAGGCTCGTATAGTGCAAGCTGGCACGGTGAAATACCTTGTCAAGTTTTTGGATCCTGATAGCGGGATGGTTGACAAGGCAGTTGCTCTTCTCTCGAACCTGTCCACAATTGCGGAAGGGCGTTTGGCAATTGTACAGGAAGGCGGTATCCCAGTACTAATGGAAGTTGTTGAATCAGGGTCGCCGAGGGGTAAGGAAAATGCTGCCTCTGCATTGCTGCAACTATGCCTTAACAGTTCCAAGTTTTGTACCTTGGTTTTGCAAGAAGGGGCCATTCCATCCCTAGTTGCACTGTCTCAGTCCGGCACACCAAGAGCAAAGGAAAAG GCACAGCAGCTTCTTAGTCACTTCCGGAATCAGAGAGAAGGTGCGACAGGGAAGGGCAGGATGTGA